The nucleotide window AGATTGTGTCGTCTCGTGTTGTGTTTTCACGTTGCGTTTTCACATATCGTGTTTTTACGGACCTGAAGTAGTGAACGGGGAACCGGTAGTCGACGTCTCTCAGGAGCCAGCCATGAGCACCATTTCAATGCGGAGCGAACCAGCGGTTGAGAGCCTGGACGCCGGCGCGTTCGACACTCGGTCATGTTCGGCAAGAACATAACCGCGGCCGCGCCCGGCTCAGCGCAGGCGCTTCACCTGGTCGTGTCCGACATCGTGGCCGTGCGCAACGAACTGTTCCGCCGTGGCATCGAGATCAGCGAGCCATTCCACGACACGGGCGGCGTGTTCCACCATGCCGACGCAAAATGCGTGGTTAGCGGCTTGAATCCGCAACGACAAAGTTATGCCTCGTACGCTTCGTTCAACGATCCGGACGGCAACGGTTGGCTATTGCAGGAGGTTACGGTGCGATTGTCCGGCGACATCGAAGTGGGCGACACCCGTTTCACCGATGATGTTATAAAGGCGATTCATGCTGCGACAGCGGGATAGCAATCGCGGCGGTAGCACGGAGAATGCAACGACGATTCGACCATGCGCCGACGCTGCGTATCGCGGTCAATACGCGCTCAGCAGATCATCGTGCGCATCTTCACATCACCTCAGGAGCGAACGTTATGACGACTTATATCGTCTTCACGAAGGAAAGCACGCAGGATCAGGGTGAACTCGACATCTATCAAAGCAAGGTGGGCGAGACCTTCAAGGGTCATCCCGTCACGATACTCGCTGCCTACGGACCTCAGCAGGTTCTTGAGGGCGATGCGCCAGAGGGCGTGGTGATCGTTCAGTTTCCGTCAACAGCAGCCGCGCGTGCGTGGTACGACAGCCCGGCGTATCAGGAGGTCGCACAGCACCGCTTCAAGGGCGCGCGTTACCGCGCGGTTCTCGTCGAAGGCGTGTGAGGAAAGGCGGCAACGATCGGGCGCGAGGGTGCTACGACGCAGACCGCGCTGCGTCGCGAATGTCGTCAGCGACGCTCTGTATTTTGATTGGATTCGATTTGCTGCCGCAGCCGTTCCTCGCCCTCCTGAAGCTCGGGCGTGAACGCCTCGCCAAAATCCGCGGCCTCGAAGAACGGGCGAATTTCGATTTCCGAGTCGCTTGCCATCGGGTTCGGGCAGCGGCGTACCCATTCGATCGCTTCGTCCATTGATTGCACTTGCCAGATCCAGTAGCCCGCGATCAGTTCCTTGGTTTCGGCAAACGGACCGTCGACGACGGTTCGGTCCTTGCCAGAAAATCTCACGCGCGCGCCGTTCGAGCTCGGTTTCAGTCCGTCGCCGCCGAGCATGATGCCGGCTTTGACCAGTTCCTCGTTATATCGACCCATCGCCTCGATAAGTTCCGTGCCGGGCATTTGACCGGCTTCGGATTCGGCGGTCGCCTTGACCATGACCATGACGCGCATTGGGATTCTCCTGTCCAAAGTTGAGGCTCAGATTATGTGGGAAGACATTCGGTGCCTTCAACATCACGACGAACGAATGCGCGCGAAATCGACAGGCAAATGTCTCGACGCACCGAAAAAGCGGTTGAATGTCCGGCGGGTCGGCTAGTCACAACCGACTTCTGTGCCGGAATGCTGAAGGTCCGTTGCCGGTAGAAAGCCGATTGGCGCCGAGGGTTTTCTGTTTCAGCGGAGATCGGGCGGTACGCCTCCTCAGCGCTCAACCACCTTGAACACCCGATTCTTGTCGAGCGTGGCTGGATCGAGCGCCTTCTCGCCGCCTTCCGCGGGCAGCGCGGGGCTGGCGTCTTCCAATGCGCGCCCGGTATAGCGGCCCCGGGGCCGAATGACCTTGCCCACCCGGAGCTGCTCGATGCAATGTGCGAGCAAACCCACGCTTCGGGCCGTCGCGAACAGCGCGAACGACGCATCGCGAGGCAACGCCAACTGCGCCGCCAATGCGGCAAGCGCAATGTCGATATTCGGCTTGAAGCCGGTCAGTTCAACCAC belongs to Paraburkholderia aromaticivorans and includes:
- a CDS encoding DUF1330 domain-containing protein, with protein sequence MTTYIVFTKESTQDQGELDIYQSKVGETFKGHPVTILAAYGPQQVLEGDAPEGVVIVQFPSTAAARAWYDSPAYQEVAQHRFKGARYRAVLVEGV
- a CDS encoding YciI family protein, whose translation is MRVMVMVKATAESEAGQMPGTELIEAMGRYNEELVKAGIMLGGDGLKPSSNGARVRFSGKDRTVVDGPFAETKELIAGYWIWQVQSMDEAIEWVRRCPNPMASDSEIEIRPFFEAADFGEAFTPELQEGEERLRQQIESNQNTERR